Proteins encoded together in one Quercus lobata isolate SW786 chromosome 3, ValleyOak3.0 Primary Assembly, whole genome shotgun sequence window:
- the LOC115982866 gene encoding UDP-galactose/UDP-glucose transporter 3, which yields MEVHGDGLRRVLVLAFCVAGIWSAYIYQGFLQETLSTKRFGPDEKRFEHLSFLNLAQNVVCLIWSFIMIKLWSSGSNGGAPWWMYWSAGITNTIGPAMGIEALKYISYPAQVLAKSSKMIPVMLMGALVYGIRYTVPEYLCTFLVAGGVSTFALLKTSSKTIGKLAQPNAPFGYLLCFLNLTFDGFTNATQDSITKRYPKTSAWDIMLGMNLWGTIYNMIYMFGWPHASGFEAVQFCKQHPEAAWDIFLYCLCGAVGQNFIFLTISRFGSLANTTITTTRKFVSIVVSSLLSGNPLSTKQWGCVAMVFSGLSYQIYLKWRKLQRAPKKRKPM from the exons ATGGAAGTTCACGGCGACGGACTCCGCCGTGTCTTGGTTTTGGCCTTCTGCGTCGCCGGAATTTGGTCCGCATACATCTACCAAGGTTTTCTTCAAGAAACTCt TTCGACCAAAAGATTTGGTCCAGATGAGAAGAGGTTCGAACACCTTTCGTTCCTTAACTTGGCACAGAATGTAGTGTGTTTAATCTGGTCATTCATAA TGATAAAGCTTTGGTCCAGTGGTAGTAATGGTGGCGCTCCTTGGTGGATGTACTGGAGTGCTGGCATTACGAACACGATTGGTCCAGCTATGGGAATCGAAGCACTAAAGTATATCAGCTACCCAGCCCAG GTACTGGCAAAATCCTCAAAAATGATTCCAG TAATGCTGATGGGTGCTTTAGTTTATGGTATAAGATACACTGTTCCAGAGTATCTTTGCACTTTCCTTGTTGCTGGAGGGGTATCTACATTTGCCCTCTTAAAG ACTAGCTCGAAGACTATTGGCAAGCTGGCACAGCCAAATGCACCTTTTGGATATTTGCTATGTTTTCTGAACCTTACATTTGATGGATTTACAAATGCTACTCAGGATTCAATAACCAAAAG GTACCCGAAAACAAGTGCCTGGGATATTATGCTAGGAATGAACTTATGGGGTACCATTTACAACATGATCTACATGTTCGGCTGGCCGCACGCTAGCGGATTTGAGGCAGTCCAATTTTGCAAGCAGCATCCAGAGGCAGCATGGGACATATTTCTCTACTGCCTTTGTGGGGCAGTGGGCCAGAATTTCATCTTTCTAACCATAAGTAGATTTGGCTCCCTTGCTAATACCACCATCACCACGACCCGTAAGTTTGTCAGCATCGTGGTTTCTTCACTGCTGAGTGGCAATCCCCTGTCAACAAAGCAATGGGGGTGTGTTGCCATGGTCTTCTCTGGGCTGTCATACCAAATCTACCTCAAGTGGAGGAAGTTGCAGAGAGCCCCAAAGAAGAGAAAGCCCATGTGA
- the LOC115982929 gene encoding TMV resistance protein N-like — protein sequence MHCSLIKQLWKGIMNLDELKLIDLSDSQTLIEIPDLSGAPNLKKLILRRCTRLYKIHASLGNLKRLIQLDLNGCKCLESLPHKINLEALEILDLGGCSRLNKFPKIVGNMLHLSKLNLSETAIKDLSFLVEHSIDHIKLDLGHSKNLSSLPDTTCSLSSLKSLTLSGCSKLHGLPENLGNIKGLEKLDVSRTAIRRLPSSIVLLKNLRELSLSGCEGLLSKSSNKLFSFPLMQPRSPDSMGMLVRTLSGIQSLTELDLSYCNIRAIPYDISCLSTLRILNLRGNNFDCLPKSIIQLSNLNYLFMSGCTNLRLLPELPLNIEYIDAEGCISLETLPARPEDNFPYLCLLNCVKLIDNEGYDNLFLTMLRHDFFERPDYDWICVLIPGNNIPKWFSHQSEGASLNLQGPSDFLGIAVCVVYVLHQHPSEVLKIHRWITCHFCFKEYEHSHGCGIGFTEKFD from the exons ATGCATTGTAGCCTCATCAAACAACTATGGAAAGGAATTATG AATTTGGATGAGTTAAAGCTCATTGACCTAAGTGACTCTCAAACCTTGATTGAAATCCCGGACCTTAGTGGAGCTCCAAATCTTAAGAAATTGATTCTTCGACGTTGTACAAGACTATATAAGATTCATGCATCTCTTGGAAATCTCAAACGGCTTATTCAATTGGATCTGAATGGTTGCAAATGTCTTGAAAGCCTTCCTCATAAGATCAACTTGGAAGCTCTTGAAATTTTGGATCTTGGTGGTTGTTCAAGACTGAATAAGTTTCCAAAGATTGTGGGAAATATGCTACATTTGTCGAAACTTAATTTGAGTGAGACTGCCATAAAAGATCTATCATTTTTAGTGGAACATTCAATTGACCATATAAAATTGGATCTAGGACACAGCAAGAATCTTTCTAGTCTTCCCGATACTACTTGTAGTTTGTCATCTCTAAAAAGTCTCACATTATCTGGCTGCTCAAAACTTCATGGATTGCCAGAGAACTTGGGAAATATTAAAGGGCTAGAGAAGCTAGATGTGAGTAGAACTGCAATAAGAAGGCTACCTTCCTCCATTGTTCTCTTAAAAAATCTCAGAGAACTCTCTTTATCAGGTTGTGAGGGGCTATTATCTAAATCATCGAATAAGCTCTTCAGTTTTCCTTTAATGCAACCAAGAAGCCCAGATTCAATGGGCATGTTAGTGCGTACTTTATCAGGCATACAATCTTTGACTGAACTTGATCTAAGTTATTGCAATATTAGGGCAATACCTTATGATATTAGTTGTTTGTCCACTTTAAGAATATTAAATCTAAGGGGAAATAATTTTGATTGCCTTCCTAAAAGTATCATTCAACTATCTAATTTGAACTATCTTTTTATGAGTGGTTGCACGAATCTTAGATTGTTGCCAGAGCTTCCATTAAATATTGAGTATATTGATGCTGAAGGTTGTATCTCTTTGGAAACATTACCAGCAAGACCAGAAGATAATTTTCCATATCTCTGTCTTCTCAATTGCGTCAAATTGATTGACAATGAAGGCTACGATAATCTTTTCTTAACAATGCTAAGACATGATTTCTTtgag agaCCAGATTATGATTGGATTTGTGTCCTTATTCCTGGAAATAATATTCCAAAATGGTTTAGCCATCAAAGTGAGGGGGCTTCACTGAATCTGCAAGGGCCTTCAGATTTTCTCGGAATCGCTGTGTGCGTTGTTTATGTTCTTCACCAACATCCTTCtgaagttttaaaaattcataGATGGATTACTTGCCACTTCTGTTTCAAAGAATATGAACATTCTCATGGCTGCGGCATTGGTTTTACTGAAAAATTTG ATTGA